The sequence CTGGAGCTGTTCCCACACGACCACCGACTGCAAAACTGGCTGAAATACGCTGCAGACCAGATTGCTTTTCAGGGGCTGCCTGCCCGGATTTGCTGGCTTGGATACAAAGAGCGCGATCAGGCCGGACTGATGTTCAACCAGATGGTGAAAGATGGACGCCTGAAAGCCCCCATCGTGATCGGACGGGACCATCTGGACGCTGGCTCGGTGGCCAGTCCCAACCGTGAAACCGAAGCCATGCTGGACGGCAGTGACGCGGTTTCAGACTGGCCCTTGCTGAACTTCGCAACGGGCGTGGCAAGTGGCGCAGCATGGATGAGTTTCCACCATGGAGGTGGTGTGGGCATGGGATTCAGCCAGCACTCTGGACTGGTTGCCGTTGCCGATGGCAGCGAGGAGGCCGAAAAACGCCTCTCCATGTGTCTGGTCAATGACCCCGCCATGGGTGTGATCCGCCACGCCGATGCAGGCTACGACAAAGCCAAACAGGTCGCAAAAGAACGCGGTCTGGACCTGCCGTCGATCTGAGGTTTGCATGTCCCATTTGCCGTTTTCGGGTTTGATTTCATTCGCAAGGTCTCCCGTTGTGGACCTGACCGTTTCCTTCAATGCCGATGTGGGCGTGCTGGGCATTCCTTTTGACATTGCCCTCGGGTTTCGGCCCGGTGCCCGGTTTGCTCCCAGAGCCATCCGTGAAGCCTCTTTGCGTTACACCCTGCCCGAGGAAGGTTTTTACGATTTGCGCTCTGGAACGCGCAAACTGGCTGGTTTGAAGCTGGTGGATGCTGGCGATGTGGTGCTTCCCAGTCTGGAGCCTGAACTGGCCCGCGACCGGATCACTCTGGCAGCAAAACAACTGCGGTCCAGCGTGAAACTTCCGGTTTTTCTGGGAGGGGACCACAGCGTTTCCTATCCGATTTTGCGGGCGTTTGAAGATGTTCAGGACCTGCACATCGTGCAACTCGATGCCCATCTGGATTTCACCGATGTGCGCAACGACACGCGTTTCAGCAATTCCAGTCCGTTCAGGCGGGCTTGTGAAGACCTGCCGAACCTGACACACATCACCACCATTGGCTTAAGGGGCCTGCGTTTCGATGAGGAGGCGGTTCAGGCAGCCCGTGTCAGAGGTCACACCCTGATTGGCATGTGGGCCTGCGAAGACCTGCAAGAGGTGATTCAGCAGCTTCCAGAGAACAAAAACGTGTACCTGTCTTTCGATGTGGATGTGCTGGACCCCACAGTGCTTCCGGCCACCAGCAGTCCAGAGGTGGACGGCATGACCTACCGCACGGCCATGCACCTGATCCGTGAAACAGTTCGGCGCAACCATCTGATGGGTCTAGATGTGGTGGAACTCACCCCCCATTTGGACCACAGCGGGAATAGCAATTTGCTGATCGCAAGGCTCATCATGGAAACACTTCAAGAGGTGTTCGAATGAAAACGCTTTACATTGGCATCACGGAACTGGCCACCGCAACCGGCCCTGAACTGAAAAAAGGCCCCGAGCAACGCAACCTGAAGGTCATCAAAGACGCAGCCTTGCTGGTGGAAGGGGAGACCCTGCTGTGGGTGGGAGAACGCAAAGACGCCCCTGCCCACGACAAAACCGTGGATTTCCGCAACAAAGCGGTGGTTCCCGGCCTGATTGATCCCCACTCGCATCTGATCTGGTCTGGCAGTCGCTTGAATGACTTTGAGGACCGCATCAAAGGCGTTTCTTACGAAGAAATCCTCTCCAGAGGGGGAGGCATCCACCAGACGGTGCGTTACACGCAGGCCTCCACTGCCTTTGAGATGGTGTCTCTGGCGGTTCCACGCATGAATGCTCTGGTGCGCAGCGGAGCCACCACCATTGAGGTCAAAACCGGATACGGCCTCAATTACGACACCGAAATGCGCATGCTGGAAGCCATACGTGATTTGCAGGACTTCACTCCGGCCCGCATCGTTCCGACCTTGCTCATTCACCTGCCCCCCAAAGACCGGGACCGCAAAGATTTCATCCGTGAAGTGACGGAGGTCTGGATTCCCGAGGTTGCGCAAGAGGGTCTGGCCTCTGCGGTGGATGTCTTCGTGGAAAAAGAAGCTTTCACTGTAGAGGAGGCCAGAGAAATCTTGCAAGCTGCCAGAAGCCACGGTCTGCACACCAAACTGCATGCCGATCAATTTCACGCTCTGGGAGGGGTGGAATTGGCCTGTGAGCTGGGCTCTCTGAGTGTGGACCATTTGGAAGCCTCTGCAGATCAGCAAATTCAGGCTCTGGCAGCCTCAGAGACGGTGGCCACGGTGCTGCCCGGTGTGACTTTACATCTGGGTTTGCCTGCTGCACCTGCCCGCAAAATCATTGATGCAGGTGGGGCTGTGGCCATTGGCACCGACCACAATCCCGGCAGCAGTCCGATGTTCAGTGCAAGTCTGGCCCTTGCCCTCGGGGTGCGCCTGAATGGTCTCACCCCTGCAGAAGCCCTCATCGCCATGACCGCCAACGCTGCCCACGCTCTGGGGCTTTCTGACACCGGACGCCTTGAAGCAGGCATGAAGGCCGATTTCTTGGTGCTCGACAGCCACGACTGGCGAGAAATCGCCTACCGTTTTGGCAACGCTGTCGGCAAAGTGTACATTTCCGGAAAGGAAGCATGATTGAACTTGACCAGCACCTGACCCTGCAAGATTTCATTGCCGTGGTCCGTGATTTTGAAACGGTGACCCTCTCTGGCACAGCCCGAGAGCGGGTCCAGAAAAGCCGCACCTTCATCGAGGAGATCACCTTGAAGGGCGATCCAGTTTACGGTGTGAACACCGGGTTCGGGAAATTCCAGAACACCCGCATTGACCGCCACCAGCTTGAAGAACTCCAGCGCAACCTGATTCTGTCCCATTCCATCGGGGTGGGGGAGGCTTTCCCCAGAGATGTGGTGCGCGGAATGCTGCTTTTGCGGGCACAGAGCCTTGCCATGGGACACTCTGGCGTGCGTCCTCTGGTGATTGAGGGGCTTCTGAACTTCCTGAACCACCAGATCCACCCTGTGGTGCCCTCTCAGGGATCGGTGGGCAGCAGTGGAGACCTTGCTCCCCTCTCACACCTCACGCTGGCCCTGATTGGTGAGGGAGAAGTGGAGCATCAGGGACAGGTTCGCCCGGCCAGAGAAGTCCTGAACGAAGTGGGATTGAGCCCCATTGTGCTGCAGGCCAAAGAAGGTCTGGCCCTGATCAACGGCACGCAGGCCATGTGCAGTTTGCTGGCCCTGCTGATTCATGATGTGGAGATTTTGCTGTCCAGTGTGGATCTGGCCGCAGCTTCCACCATCGAAGCCCTCAAAGGCAGCCACAAACCCTTTTCTGAAGGCATCGTGCGCCTCAGACCCCATCCCGGAGCCAGACAGGTCAGCGAAAACCTCAGGCTGCTTTTGCAAAACTCCGAAATCGAAGTCTCACACGAGAACTGCGAGAAGGTACAGGATGCCTACTCTCTCAGGGCCACCCCTCAGGTGCACGGGGCTTCCAGAGACGCTTTGCGCCATGCCCGTGAAGTCCTCGAAATCGAGATGAACAGCGTCACCGACAACCCCCTGATTTTTCCAGACGAGGGGAAAGTCATCTCGGGCGGCAATTTTCACGGCCAACCTCTGGCCCTTGCTGCCGATTATGCCGGAATCGCCATCGCTGAACTGGCCAACATCAGCGAAAGGCGCATTGAACAGATGCTCAATCCTGCCCTCAGCGGACTGCCTGCCTTTCTGGCCGATCAGGGGGGCCTCAACAGTGGCCTGATGATCTCCCAGTACACCGCAGCCAGTCTGGTCAGCGAAAACAAAGTGCTGGCCCACCCGGCCAGTGTGGACAGCATCCCCACCAGCGCCAATCAGGAAGACCACGTTTCGATGGGCACCATCGCCTGCCGCAAAGCCCACCAGATCTTTGAAAACACCCTCTGGGTGGTGGCCATAGAACTGGTTTCGGCTGCACAGGCGCTGGACTTTCAGGCCCCCCTGAAGCCCGGAGATGGAGTCAAAGCCGTCTATGACGCCATCCGCAGCGAAATCCCCCACCTTGAACGGGACCGCTACTTCAAACCCGAGGTCAGCAAAATCCGTGAGATGGTCCGCTCTGGGCGTCTGGTGCAGGCAGCAGTCAACGCAGTGGGCAAGTTGCACTGAAAGACAAAAACCTGCAAAAGACCGGGAATTCACTCCCGGTCTTTTGAGTTACTGTCCCAACTCCGGAAACTCTGGCACCACAGACCCATAGATCCACTTTTCCAGAAAGCCTTTCAGCTCCGGTTTCCCGGTGGTTTTGACCACACTTTGCACGAAATCTTCGGTGCTGGCATTTTTAAAGGCATGGGTTTTGTGGTAATTTTGCAGCACCTGCCCAAAAGCCTTCTCTCCAATTTTGAATTTCAGAGCATGTAGCACCAGAGACCCCCTCTGGTAAGCCCTCTGGCTGAACAACTCTTTTCGCTCGGTGATGTAAGGGGGCTTCATTTTGTTCTTGAGGTTGCGCTCGTAGCGGGTTTTCAGAAAAGCCTTCAGGTCTTTCTCTTTGGGGTACTGCCAGAGGTCCTGAAAGTAGGTGGCAAACCCCTCACTCAGCCACAAATCCGACCAGGTTTTGGGTGTCACGCTGTTGCCAAACCACCCGTGGGACAACTCATGCACAAAAGCCCAGTCGGCTTTTTTCTGGCTGGGAAAGGTGGACAGGGTCTGGGTTTCCAGCGCATAAGGGGTCGGATACTCCGTAAATATCACCCCATACTCTGAAAACGGATAGGGTCCCACCTGCTTTTCCATGAAGTTCAACATGGCCTCCAGCTTGCCCAGTTCTTTCTTTTGAAAATCCTCTGGAAGACTGGCCGGAAAGTAATTGCGAATCTTCAGGTTGGGCCTCAGTTGCCGGATTTCTTGCCCAAAACGGTTGATGTGCACGGTGGCCAGATAGGTGGCCATGGGCTCTTTCATCTCGTAGACGTAGGTTTTGGAGTCGTTCAGGTTGCTTGTGGTTTTGGACGTCCCATTCGCCACCCCCATGTAAGGCAGGGGCACCGTGATGCGGAAGGTGAAAGTCGCTTTGTCGCTCGGGTGATCGTTGCAAGGGAACCACGACATGGCTCCATTGGGCTCGTTCAGCACGTAAATTCCGTCTTTGAATTTCTTCCAGCCCACCGAATCTTCTTCAGTGTCTCCGGGATCTTTCACGGTTTTGGGCACCCCAGAGTAAATCACCTGCACACGGTAGGTTTTGCCCACGCTGGAGGTTTCATTCAGATCAATCAGCAGGTGTTGCCCCTGTTGCTGGAAAGCTGCGGTTTTCCCATTCACCTGCACCTCTGAAACCGTCAGGCCCAGGAGGTTCAAACGGATGGCAGGTGTAGAGGCCACCGTCTTGAGTTGGATCAAAGCCGTGCCTTTCAGAAAATTCTTCTGAACATCCACCTCCAGACCCAGATCGTAATTCAGCACATCCAGATTGGGGTCCAGAGACTCGGGATACATCACCTCTGGATTTTTGGCAGGGGTTGGGACTGGGAAATCTTTGGAAGGGCTGGGTGGTGTAGAAGCCAGAACCATTTTGGGCAAGTCCAGCACCAGACGGGCTTTTTGCTCACCAGAGGCAGGCAAAAAAGACACTTTGATCTCCTGCAAATAAGCAGGATCAAACTTCAGGGTGATGCTGTTGGCTGTGGTGGCATAAGAGCGCACAAAAGGCACATTCACCGTTCCAGACTCTGGGGTCAGGACAGGTTGGGTCAATTGAATTTGAATGCCACTGGTCAGGGCCTGCACGGAAAAATCGGTGTTGCCAGCAAGGTCAAACACCAGACGGTAAGCGTTGTCGTGCTCTCCCACTCTGGGGGCAGCGAAAGCAAGGCTTGACATCAAAAGGGCGGAAATCAGGTGTTTGTGCATTGTGAAAAGATCCTCCAGAGGAACATTTTAAGGGTTGGAGGCGAGAATGCCGAGGGCTGAGGGCCAAGAATGGCAAAAAGCAGAAGGCAGAAGGAAAAGAAAGCTTTGGCTAAAGCGATGAGGGGCGCAGCGTGCTGCGCCCCTACAGTTCCCCTTGACCATGTTTTATGCGTACAGCACGATGCTCTCGGCCTCAGGGCGAGGCACGCCTAGCCCCTACAAAACCCTCGACCCCTACGCCCGAGTCCGCATCATCCGACCACGTTTTTCCGCTTCAATGGCCCTCTGGAGTTCGCTGATCTGTTTGAGGAGCTGGATTTGCTGGGTGGGATCTGCGGTTGCCAGCTGTTTTTTCAGCTTGGAGACTTCATCTTTCATGAGGGTCTGGGTGTGCAGGGATTCTGCTTCCATGAGGCCCTGTTCTTTCATTTCGGTGAGGCGTTCCACCATGTCCTGATGCTGGGCCTGAATCTGGGCCTCGGGGTTCTCAAAGAGGAAAGACATCAGGATTTTTTCTTCTGGGCGACCCCGGAAGTGTTCCAGAATGGCCTCGCGGGAGGGTTTTTCTCGGGCCACCCGGATGATTTCCTCTGCAAAGGTGTTTTTGAAGGGGCTGGAGCCTTCCATTTTTTGCAGCAGTTTGGGGTCCAGCAGGATTTGCTGAGCCAGATACAGCTCACGGCGGTCTTCCTGGGTTTGCGAGGAGACCATGCCTTTGATGTTCACCTCGGTGAGGTTTTTGCGTTTGCTTTTGCTCTGGACCCACTCGTTCAGTTTGGCTTCGTCGATGCCAGCTTTTTCGGAGACCTGACGGCGCACCTCGGCTGCAATTTCATCGTAGATGTCATGGTCCTGCATGCGGGGAAGCAGCATTTGCAGGAAGCCACGTTTGCCCTCAGGGTGGGTCAGGTCAAACTGGGTCATGGCGTGCTGGATGCGGAATTCCACCTCGCTGACCCCTTTTTGCAAAGAGGTGCGGATGCTTTCGGTGTCTCCGTGTTGCAGGGCATCTGCTGGGTCTTTGCCACTCGGGACCCGGTGGGCAGAGATCAAAAATTTGCTGCCCAGCATCTGGTCCAAGCCTGCCAGAGTGGCTTTCTGTCCGGCTCCATCCTGGTCGAACATCAGTTTGACGGTGCGGATGCCCTGCCTTGCCAGCAGCGCTCCGTGCTCTGCAGTCAATGAAGTGCCCAGAGTGGCCACGGCCTGCTTGAAGCCCCACTGGTGCATGGCGATCACGTCCATGTAACCCTCGACCACCACAATTTCATGGCTGCTCTGGGCCAGATTGCGGGCGATGTTAAAGCCGTACAGCAACTCACTCTTTTTGAAGATGTCGGTTTCGGGGGTGTTCAGGTATTTGGGTTTGCTGTCATCGAGGACCCGGCCTCCGAAGCCCACCAACCGGCCCAGATAATCGCGAATGGGAAACATCACCCGGTTTCTGAAGCGGTCATAGACCCGTCCGGTGTCCTGCGCTTCGGAGAGGAGTCCAGCTTGCAGCAACTGGGCTTCGTGAACCCCTTGCAGTTTGCAGAATTTGATCAGGCCGTCCCATCCTGCGGGGGCATACCCGAGTTCAAACTGGGTGATGCTTTCTTCGGTCAGGCCACGGGCGTACAGGTAACCCAGAGCATCGCTGCCTTCGGGCTTTTTGAGGCTCTGGCGGAAGTAGCTGAGGGCCAGTTCATTGACCTCAAAAAGGTCCCGTTGCTTCTTGTCGGAGGTGTTGAATTCCAGTTTGATGCCGGTGCGGTCTGCCAGTTTTTGCAGGGCATCCGAGAAGGGGAGGTTTTCCACCTGCATCAGAAATTTGAAAGCATCTCCACCGGCTTTGCATCCGAAGCAGTAGTAGTAGCCCTGATTGATGTCCACGTTAAAAGAGGGGGATTTTTCTTTGTGGAATGGGCACAGACCTTTGAACCTGCCGTTTCCAGCAGGGGTCAGACGGACGTACTCTCCGATCAGGTCGGCGAGGTTCAGTCTGGCTTTGATTTCTTCTTTGGTCCCCATGCCTGTCTTTCTTCACCTCCAGCAAAAGAAAAATGTGCTGGAGCCTCTGTTCAAAAGTCCCATTTTTTGTTCACACGCAAACGTGCCCCGCAAGATTCGGGGTTGTCATTCTATCTTAAAGCAAGGTCACGGTGTAAATAGAGAGTGGAGCGCTTGACATCTTTGCAAAAAAATGCGCAATTCACTCAGACGGGAAAAGCGCATTTTGATTGTGCCAGACGGTCAATATTGATCTTCGTCGTAGTGGAGCACCGGCAGCCCGAGGTGCTCGTAAGCCCTCACGGTTGCCACACGGCCTCTGGGCGTGCGTTTCATGAAACCCAGCTGGATCAGGTAGGGCTCGTACACGTCTTCAAGGGTGTTGGCATCTTCACTCATGGCAATGGCAAGGGTGTCGAGGCCCACAGGTCCGCCCGCAAAACGGTGAATCAGGGTTTCCAGCAGCTTCAGGTCGCGTTCGTCCAGACCGGCAGAGTCCAGACCCAGCAGGTCCAGAGCCTTTTCTGCCCGTTCTCTGGAGATGTTGTGCTCTCCGGCAACCACGGCATAATCGCGCACCCGGCGCAGATAACGTTTGGCAATCCGCATGGTTCCGCGTGAACGGGCTCCGATTTCCAGAGCGGCCTCCTCGGAAAGCTCGTAGCCGTTCAGGGTGGCTTCTCGGGTCAGACCCCACGCCAACTCTTGAGGGGTGTAATACTCCAGGTGCTCAATGATCCCGAAACGGGAGCGCATGGGCGCGGTGATCAGACCGGGACGGGTGGTGGCCCCCACCAGAGTGAACCTCGGGAGGGGCAGTTCGATGGTGCGTGCTGCTGGACCCTGCCCGAGCACGATGTCCAGTTTGAAATCTTCCATGGCCGGGTAAAGGTGTTCTTCTGCCACCCGTCCCAGACGGTGGATTTCGTCGATGAACAGCACATCGCCTTCTTCGATGCTGTTGGTCAGGATGGCGGCCAGATCTCCGGGCTTTTCGATGGCAGGTCCAGAGGTGACTTTGATGTTTACGCCCATTTCATAAGCGATGATGTGGGCGAGGGTGGTTTTCCCCAGACCGGGAGGCCCGAAAATCAGCGTGTGGTCCAGCGCTTCGGCTCGGGTTTTGGCGGCTTGCAGGTACACCGCAAGTTTTTCTTTGACTTTTTCCTGCCCGACGTAATCCGAGAGGGTTTTCGGGCGCAAAGTGAGGTCGGCTTCCATTGTTTCTATTTTACGCTATAAACAGATTGAAGGGGAGGGGGAGGGCACAATTCAGGAGCATGCCCCGGAGGGTTCAATCCGGGGCATTTCAATGGATTCTGGGTTAAGCTTGCTGCCTTCTGCCCGTGATGGCCCTGAACAGGGCAGCGATTCCAGCCAGAATGAACACAAAGAACTTCTTCAAGAACAGCAAGATGACGGCCAGAATCCCGGTTTTGCTGGCTGCCGCCCCGAGCCCACCGGCCACCAGAGCTGCCAGACCGTATTCGGCCACCTTGTCGCGTCCGGCCTGAAAATCCTCATAACGGTTGCCAGGGGTGAAGCTGACAGCATCCAGCATCTCTGGAATGGCTGCTTCGACTTCAGAAATCTGGTTCATGCCTGCCACAGCATTGAGGTTCAAAACCCCAGTCCTGCCCAGCACACGAACGTTGTAGTTCAGGGTGTGCACAGGATCGCTGTCAAAGGAAATCTCTTTGGCCCAGTACATTTTGTGACTGAGGCCATCGTATCGGGGAGGGGTGGCCCAGCCGATCAAATCAACTGTTGGATAACCGGCCTCTTTGCGCTCTGCATTGCTGCTTCTGGAAGCTTCTTGCATGTCTTTGAGCAGTTGGCTGTAGTTGATGGTGCTGGCGTCTTTATCCGAAATGTGTCCATCTTCCTCATAGGTGACCACCACACCCCAGCCCGAGTTGCTCATGGGACTGGTTTTTGCAGGCACCAGCATGCCCAGCACATCGGGGTCCTGAGGGTTGCCCCAACCTTCTTCCAGCAGTTTCTGTGCATTGCTGGCATCCAGAAACCGCATGTTGACCGGCACCTGAATGTTGACTTTCTGATTCAGTACGCTGACCTGACCGGTCTGGTACACCAAACTTCTTTCAAATTGTGCAGGATCAAAAGTGTCACTCTGGCCCAGAGCAACACCCAGCAGCGAAAGGCCCAAAATCAGCATTTTTTTCATTGATTTCCTCACATTTCCAGTGGAGTTCCCAATTCCTCATCCATTTAATCTATGACAAATTCTTTTCACATGCCTATAGGTTGTTTAGCTTATAACAGAATGGTGGGCATTTTGCGGATCACATGTCGCGCAGGTCGTCCTGGCTCAAGGCCCCTCGGATCACCAGGGTGTCCCCATCTCTGGCCACAAACCGAACTCTGGGATGCAGGAGTCCTCTTTTGAACAATGCATCCGAATAGGGAAGACGGTGCTCCTGTTCCGTCTGCTTGCGGAGGCCCAGAATCCCCCCCTCCAGATGGCTGGCCTGAATGCCATCGGCCTGCAAATACATCACGGCCAGTTTGCTTTTCTGACCCACCTCACAGACCACCAGATAGGTGTGCTCTGGGGTCAGGTGGTGTTCTCCCTGTTCCAGGGTGGCAAGGTCCAGAGCGGTGGCCTCAAAACCTTCAAAATACAGCCCCAGAGGTTCGGCTTCACGGTCCAGTTCATCGCGCAAATCAAGGAGGTGCTTGAGGGGTTGTTCAGTCATGGCTTTTGCAGTGTAACCCATGGACTGTTTTGCAGGATTTCCTTTGTTATGCTGAGTGCCATGATTGAAGATGTGAGCCCTCAGGAAGGATTGGCCCGTGTGCAGGCCGGAGCTTTGCTCATCGATGTGCGCGAGCCCGGAGAGTATCAGGAAGTGCATGCTGAAGGTGCACAGCTGATTCCCCTCTCTGAATTCGAAGCCCGTTACACCGAAATTCCCCAGGACCGCGAACTGGTGATGATCTGCCGCAGCGGTGCCCGCAGTGCTCGAGCAGGCAGCTACCTTTTGCAGAACGGCTATTCCAACGTGGTCAATCTGGCCGGAGGCACCATGGCCTGGGTCAATGAGGGTCTGCCTCACGTGAAAGGAGAATGACGTGCCAACCGTTGAACAGGTGCTGGAAGCCCTGAAAGTGGTGAAAGACCCCGAGATTCCCGTCAATGTGGTGGATCTGGGTCTGGTTTATGATGTGCAGATTTCAGAAGAAGGCACCGTGGACATCGAAATGACCCTCACCAGTGTGGGTTGTCCTGTGCAGGACATGATCCGTGCAGATGCCGAACTGGCTGTGATGCGTTTGGAAGAGGTCAACAAAGTCAACGTGGATTTTGTGTGGACTCCACCATGGACCACCGAAAAAATGTCCGAAGATGGCAAACGCCAGATGCGGATGTTTGGCTTCAACGTCTGATCTTCTGAACGTTCCAGAACCCTCTGCGGAGGGTTTTTTTGTTGTGGGTATCGGCTCAAAATGTCCAAAAGCAGTGGAAATGCAGTGGCTGAAATTTACAGGCCCTATATATAAGGTACAAACGCACAAAAGCACGGGTTTTTCTGCAAAACCCACGGACATTGCTTGAAGTTCTAGCGGTGAAAAAATTCCCTCACGAGCATGCCGAATTTTGGGATTTGTGATTGTTCATTTTGATTCCAATTGCTGTTTTATGCCTGTGGAACGATTCCATGAAGTTGTGGAATGATTTCCATAAATGGCAAAACCGCTTCAATACACCAAAAACAAAGGGATGTGATTGGTGGTGCATCATTTGGTGCACAATGCAACAGGCTTGTGCGTCTCTGGCACAAGCCTGAAATACCCGAGTCTGGTTTTGCAGAATTGAGGCAGGCTCTGGAAGGCCCACCTGTTGCATAACAACCTAGCACACCCGGCTGCAGAAAAAAAGTCAGGGGGAACACGTACCCCTGACTTGAAATCCCGATTTTACCGTCTGCTGCCGTCGATTCAGGCAGTGACTGTCGACTTTTGAGGTTTCAGGCTGAGCAAAGCCACCACCAGAAGCACCATCAGCAAGATTCCAGAGAACAGATAAGGGCTGCCATGGGAAACATACTGGTACAGGTACCCTGCAATGATGGGGCCCAGCATCCTTCCCAGAGCCGTGGCAGAACTGTTCACACCTGCAATGCTGCCCTGCTGGTTGGATGCCACCTGCAAAGACAGGGCGGTGGAAATGCTGGGTCCGATGAAGGCACTGCCAAACCCAATCACACACAGTGCAAAAGTGATGCCCCAGAAGGTGTGCATGATGGGCATCAGGAGCATTCCTGCCCCCATGATGGCCAGACCCATCCAGATCAGGGTGGATTGGGCGACTTTCTTGGAAAGTTGACGGATCAGACCGCCCTGCACTGCCACTGCCACCATACCGAAGATGAACAGCGAAGTGGCAATGGTGCGCACGGCTTCTTTGCCAGAAAGGTTGAGATTGTCCTGGATGTAGAAAGACACCGTCTGTTCCATGCCCACACTGGCCAGGGTGGTCAACATGGAAATCACCAGCAGGACTGGAATCTCGCCTTTCAAAAAGCTGACTTTGACAGGCTGTTTTTCCACTTGGGGCCGCAAGTGGATGGATTCTGGCAACAAGAAGAAAGCTGCTGTGGCCGTCACCAGAGCGAGGCCAGACGAAAAGAAGATGGGCACCAGCAGGTTGCCTCCCTGCGAAAGCACCCCACCAATGGCTGGACCAAAAATGATTCCCAGACCGAAAGCAGCACCAATCAGACCCATTGCTCCAGCGCGTTTCTCTGGAGGGGTGATGTCTGCGATGTAAGCCTGGGCCGTGGGCAGGGTTGCACTGGACAGCAAACCGCCTGCAATGCGGGCCAGCAGCAGAGCAATCAGGAGGGCACTGCCAGTCAGGGTGCCTTCCATCCCGAGGTGGGCCATGTACCCGAAAAGCCCAAAAGAGATGGCAAACCCCACCAGTCCGAGGATCAGGATGGGTCTGCGGCCTCGGGTCTCAGAGAGGTGGCCCCACCATGGAGCACTCAGAAACTGGGCAAGGCTGTACACCGTGGAAAGCCAGGTGGTTTGTGCTGTGGTGATCCCGAGTTCCTTGGACAGGGGAGCCAACACTGGAAACAGCACACTCAATCCCAGCATGGCAATGAAAATGGTCAGAAAAAGAAGTCCCAGAGGCTTCGAGCCTTTCATGTTTTGATGTTACCATACGGTCACTTTTTGACTTTCCAGAAGAAATGACAATTTCGAAATGGTCAGGGTCAGTGCAAAGTGACGATCTTTTGCAAAATTTGGGTGCTTTATGGGTGAAACCCGCATGAGCACGCGAT is a genomic window of Deinococcus misasensis DSM 22328 containing:
- the hutH gene encoding histidine ammonia-lyase — its product is MELDQHLTLQDFIAVVRDFETVTLSGTARERVQKSRTFIEEITLKGDPVYGVNTGFGKFQNTRIDRHQLEELQRNLILSHSIGVGEAFPRDVVRGMLLLRAQSLAMGHSGVRPLVIEGLLNFLNHQIHPVVPSQGSVGSSGDLAPLSHLTLALIGEGEVEHQGQVRPAREVLNEVGLSPIVLQAKEGLALINGTQAMCSLLALLIHDVEILLSSVDLAAASTIEALKGSHKPFSEGIVRLRPHPGARQVSENLRLLLQNSEIEVSHENCEKVQDAYSLRATPQVHGASRDALRHAREVLEIEMNSVTDNPLIFPDEGKVISGGNFHGQPLALAADYAGIAIAELANISERRIEQMLNPALSGLPAFLADQGGLNSGLMISQYTAASLVSENKVLAHPASVDSIPTSANQEDHVSMGTIACRKAHQIFENTLWVVAIELVSAAQALDFQAPLKPGDGVKAVYDAIRSEIPHLERDRYFKPEVSKIREMVRSGRLVQAAVNAVGKLH
- the dnaG gene encoding DNA primase encodes the protein MGTKEEIKARLNLADLIGEYVRLTPAGNGRFKGLCPFHKEKSPSFNVDINQGYYYCFGCKAGGDAFKFLMQVENLPFSDALQKLADRTGIKLEFNTSDKKQRDLFEVNELALSYFRQSLKKPEGSDALGYLYARGLTEESITQFELGYAPAGWDGLIKFCKLQGVHEAQLLQAGLLSEAQDTGRVYDRFRNRVMFPIRDYLGRLVGFGGRVLDDSKPKYLNTPETDIFKKSELLYGFNIARNLAQSSHEIVVVEGYMDVIAMHQWGFKQAVATLGTSLTAEHGALLARQGIRTVKLMFDQDGAGQKATLAGLDQMLGSKFLISAHRVPSGKDPADALQHGDTESIRTSLQKGVSEVEFRIQHAMTQFDLTHPEGKRGFLQMLLPRMQDHDIYDEIAAEVRRQVSEKAGIDEAKLNEWVQSKSKRKNLTEVNIKGMVSSQTQEDRRELYLAQQILLDPKLLQKMEGSSPFKNTFAEEIIRVAREKPSREAILEHFRGRPEEKILMSFLFENPEAQIQAQHQDMVERLTEMKEQGLMEAESLHTQTLMKDEVSKLKKQLATADPTQQIQLLKQISELQRAIEAEKRGRMMRTRA
- the hutI gene encoding imidazolonepropionase, producing the protein MKTLYIGITELATATGPELKKGPEQRNLKVIKDAALLVEGETLLWVGERKDAPAHDKTVDFRNKAVVPGLIDPHSHLIWSGSRLNDFEDRIKGVSYEEILSRGGGIHQTVRYTQASTAFEMVSLAVPRMNALVRSGATTIEVKTGYGLNYDTEMRMLEAIRDLQDFTPARIVPTLLIHLPPKDRDRKDFIREVTEVWIPEVAQEGLASAVDVFVEKEAFTVEEAREILQAARSHGLHTKLHADQFHALGGVELACELGSLSVDHLEASADQQIQALAASETVATVLPGVTLHLGLPAAPARKIIDAGGAVAIGTDHNPGSSPMFSASLALALGVRLNGLTPAEALIAMTANAAHALGLSDTGRLEAGMKADFLVLDSHDWREIAYRFGNAVGKVYISGKEA
- a CDS encoding M1 family metallopeptidase translates to MHKHLISALLMSSLAFAAPRVGEHDNAYRLVFDLAGNTDFSVQALTSGIQIQLTQPVLTPESGTVNVPFVRSYATTANSITLKFDPAYLQEIKVSFLPASGEQKARLVLDLPKMVLASTPPSPSKDFPVPTPAKNPEVMYPESLDPNLDVLNYDLGLEVDVQKNFLKGTALIQLKTVASTPAIRLNLLGLTVSEVQVNGKTAAFQQQGQHLLIDLNETSSVGKTYRVQVIYSGVPKTVKDPGDTEEDSVGWKKFKDGIYVLNEPNGAMSWFPCNDHPSDKATFTFRITVPLPYMGVANGTSKTTSNLNDSKTYVYEMKEPMATYLATVHINRFGQEIRQLRPNLKIRNYFPASLPEDFQKKELGKLEAMLNFMEKQVGPYPFSEYGVIFTEYPTPYALETQTLSTFPSQKKADWAFVHELSHGWFGNSVTPKTWSDLWLSEGFATYFQDLWQYPKEKDLKAFLKTRYERNLKNKMKPPYITERKELFSQRAYQRGSLVLHALKFKIGEKAFGQVLQNYHKTHAFKNASTEDFVQSVVKTTGKPELKGFLEKWIYGSVVPEFPELGQ
- a CDS encoding arginase family protein gives rise to the protein MSHLPFSGLISFARSPVVDLTVSFNADVGVLGIPFDIALGFRPGARFAPRAIREASLRYTLPEEGFYDLRSGTRKLAGLKLVDAGDVVLPSLEPELARDRITLAAKQLRSSVKLPVFLGGDHSVSYPILRAFEDVQDLHIVQLDAHLDFTDVRNDTRFSNSSPFRRACEDLPNLTHITTIGLRGLRFDEEAVQAARVRGHTLIGMWACEDLQEVIQQLPENKNVYLSFDVDVLDPTVLPATSSPEVDGMTYRTAMHLIRETVRRNHLMGLDVVELTPHLDHSGNSNLLIARLIMETLQEVFE